Proteins from a single region of Sphaerochaeta globosa str. Buddy:
- a CDS encoding glycosyltransferase family 2 protein, giving the protein MKDLISIIVPIYKVEKYLEKCISSIQTQLYSNIEIILVDDGSPDRCGQICDEYAKKDKRIIVVHQVNGGLSNARNSGIRVAKGVFLVFVDSDDWIENDYVLKLYFSAIETNADLTICGIRYVDEDGLTLKTVLPGKEGSFSNSDIIRSMYGRNRTPYVTAWTKLYKKDLFDKVLFPDGKIHEDEYTFYQYIYYSKVISIVNEPLYNTTVREGSITTSKYSIRRLDCIEALFYRIEFYTRISDIEDQVRFIIKEFYGAYAFGLSRIKPINESECNRVIEVKSMAKQILHLHSKEMGVKGRIAVFSPKLYMLILKLGNIHHKYTILRITT; this is encoded by the coding sequence ATGAAAGACTTAATTTCAATTATTGTCCCGATCTATAAAGTTGAAAAGTATTTAGAGAAGTGCATAAGTAGCATCCAGACTCAGTTATATTCAAATATTGAAATAATACTTGTCGATGATGGATCTCCAGACCGTTGTGGTCAGATATGTGATGAATATGCAAAAAAAGATAAACGTATAATAGTAGTCCATCAAGTGAATGGAGGTCTGTCTAATGCTCGGAATTCAGGAATAAGAGTCGCAAAAGGAGTATTTTTAGTTTTTGTTGATAGTGATGATTGGATTGAGAATGATTATGTCTTGAAACTCTATTTTTCTGCAATTGAAACGAATGCAGATTTGACAATTTGTGGAATTAGATATGTTGATGAAGACGGTTTAACTCTGAAGACTGTACTCCCTGGGAAAGAAGGATCCTTTTCAAATAGTGATATAATAAGATCGATGTATGGACGGAACAGAACTCCGTATGTTACTGCATGGACGAAGCTGTATAAAAAAGATCTTTTTGATAAAGTTTTATTCCCTGATGGAAAAATTCATGAAGATGAATATACGTTTTATCAGTATATTTACTATAGCAAGGTAATTAGTATAGTAAATGAACCTTTGTATAATACAACAGTCCGAGAAGGTAGTATTACAACAAGCAAATACTCAATAAGACGATTGGACTGTATTGAGGCTTTATTCTATCGGATTGAGTTCTACACCAGGATTTCAGATATTGAAGATCAAGTTCGTTTTATAATAAAAGAATTTTATGGCGCATATGCTTTTGGCTTATCGAGGATCAAACCGATTAACGAGAGTGAATGTAATCGTGTGATTGAAGTTAAGAGCATGGCAAAGCAGATTCTACATTTGCATTCAAAGGAAATGGGAGTAAAAGGTAGAATTGCTGTTTTTTCACCAAAGTTGTACATGTTAATACTTAAATTAGGTAATATTCACCATAAATATACAATCTTGAGGATTACGACCTAA
- a CDS encoding Coenzyme F420 hydrogenase/dehydrogenase, beta subunit C-terminal domain translates to MIGDKVLEFCNNTESCTGCGLCLDICPCYAISMKEDERGFIYPFVDDSKCVNCKKCIQNCPQNQTEDKGMVIHRTYAAWNKNRITRKKASSGSVFSLLAEMTIRNGGYVAGVQWDFDISPIHTLTNKIDDLSLYSGSKYVQSNTNRVYSKILDVLKCGKSVLFSGTPCQNDALRVFLKHDYSNLLQVDLVCHGVPSNSSFHRYLKEVSKEKRIVGVKFREKKPFQDYFYFTISYSDGTVDYEYAVNNPFFQLFNKGFTLRDSCHNCKYTKLNRQADIALADYWGYVPKSLKMSDFNKGVSIVAINSKKGEEAFEAIRGKCIYEEQSTEIATASNKCFRESYSIEVDLQTQFWNEYNAGVTYEELLTRFFSNHSRVPKNLFLSRLKRKYRWLIKQ, encoded by the coding sequence ATGATAGGAGATAAAGTATTGGAATTCTGTAATAATACTGAATCTTGTACTGGATGTGGTCTCTGTTTGGATATTTGTCCTTGTTATGCTATTTCCATGAAAGAGGATGAAAGAGGTTTCATCTATCCTTTTGTTGATGATTCAAAGTGTGTTAATTGTAAAAAATGTATACAGAATTGTCCTCAGAATCAGACTGAGGATAAAGGAATGGTTATTCATCGTACGTATGCAGCTTGGAATAAAAATAGAATTACCAGAAAAAAAGCTTCATCAGGAAGTGTTTTTTCTTTGTTAGCTGAAATGACGATTCGAAACGGTGGATATGTTGCAGGGGTACAATGGGATTTTGATATTTCACCAATTCACACGCTTACAAATAAGATTGACGATCTTTCTTTATATTCTGGTTCGAAGTATGTACAAAGCAATACTAATAGAGTTTACTCTAAGATACTTGATGTTTTGAAGTGTGGAAAATCGGTGCTGTTTTCTGGTACTCCTTGCCAAAATGATGCTCTTCGAGTTTTCCTAAAACATGATTATAGTAATTTGTTACAGGTTGATTTAGTCTGTCATGGAGTGCCATCAAACAGTTCTTTTCATAGATATTTAAAAGAAGTCTCAAAAGAAAAAAGAATTGTGGGTGTAAAATTTAGAGAAAAAAAACCGTTCCAAGATTACTTTTACTTTACAATATCTTATTCAGATGGGACTGTTGATTATGAATATGCAGTTAATAATCCATTCTTTCAACTTTTTAATAAGGGTTTTACTCTTAGAGATAGTTGCCATAATTGTAAATATACAAAATTAAACCGACAAGCAGACATTGCACTCGCTGATTATTGGGGATATGTACCAAAAAGCCTAAAAATGTCAGACTTCAACAAAGGGGTTTCAATTGTTGCAATTAACTCAAAAAAGGGAGAAGAAGCATTCGAAGCAATTAGGGGAAAATGTATTTACGAAGAGCAATCAACTGAAATTGCCACGGCTAGTAATAAGTGTTTTAGGGAATCATATTCGATTGAAGTAGATTTACAAACTCAGTTTTGGAATGAATACAATGCTGGAGTAACATATGAGGAGTTATTGACGAGGTTCTTTTCTAATCATTCTCGTGTACCGAAGAACCTTTTTTTATCCAGATTAAAAAGAAAATATAGATGGCTGATAAAACAATGA
- a CDS encoding glycosyltransferase family 2 protein, producing MQNKVYVTVVVPVYNSAKFIGACIESLRNQTLKEVEFLIINDGSSDNSLDIILSETKGDERFIIFNQVNSGVSAARNKGIRESKGQFLMFVDSDDSLIGENCIRYLYEKIISTDADVIAFGSKHVLSNGASFIHNVSKHNEIIALSSNRVAASRKTINNPNYRYSVWNKIYKSSVIIKNNIFFESYSDVISEDKVFNQHFFIFATKAVLVSDTLYKYSVVENSLSHSKNYENVIYRVNNTIERGSKFYFILSPNEKSGLFWPLYLDCLSICAELLYSFNKLPYEEVQIRIVDLLQATQALRIQNDALDSPIWKMTSDKKKNVFFMLLCSLIRRSAYKQAAVVLLSKSRIRMVWKKRR from the coding sequence ATGCAAAACAAAGTATATGTCACGGTTGTTGTGCCTGTGTACAACTCTGCAAAATTCATTGGAGCATGTATAGAATCGCTTCGAAATCAGACTCTGAAGGAAGTCGAATTTCTTATTATCAATGATGGATCTTCTGATAACTCATTAGATATTATTCTATCTGAAACTAAAGGGGATGAGCGATTTATTATTTTTAATCAGGTGAACAGTGGGGTTAGTGCGGCAAGAAATAAGGGGATTAGAGAATCAAAAGGACAATTTCTTATGTTCGTTGACTCGGATGATTCCTTGATTGGTGAAAACTGTATTAGATATTTATATGAAAAGATAATTTCCACTGATGCTGATGTAATAGCATTTGGAAGTAAACATGTATTGAGTAATGGAGCCTCGTTTATTCACAATGTGTCAAAACATAATGAAATTATTGCTTTATCTTCTAATCGGGTTGCTGCCTCAAGAAAAACAATTAATAATCCCAATTACAGATATTCTGTATGGAATAAAATATACAAATCTTCTGTTATTATAAAAAACAATATTTTTTTCGAGAGCTATTCCGATGTTATTAGTGAAGACAAAGTGTTTAATCAACATTTCTTTATATTTGCGACTAAGGCTGTTTTAGTTAGTGATACATTATATAAGTATTCTGTCGTTGAAAACTCACTGTCTCACTCAAAGAATTATGAAAATGTTATATATAGAGTAAACAATACTATTGAGAGGGGATCAAAATTCTATTTTATCCTTAGTCCCAATGAAAAGTCTGGCCTTTTTTGGCCATTGTATTTAGATTGTTTATCAATATGTGCTGAATTGCTTTATTCCTTTAATAAACTACCATATGAAGAAGTACAAATAAGGATTGTAGATTTATTACAAGCTACGCAAGCTTTAAGGATACAAAATGATGCTCTCGATTCCCCCATATGGAAAATGACCAGTGATAAAAAGAAGAATGTATTTTTCATGTTGTTATGTTCTCTTATCAGAAGGAGTGCATACAAACAAGCGGCAGTTGTGTTGTTATCAAAATCTAGAATTCGTATGGTGTGGAAAAAAAGAAGATGA
- a CDS encoding lipopolysaccharide biosynthesis protein, whose amino-acid sequence MADKTMNNSRKKNAILNILIGYIAQIGLLFLSLVGRKIFLSFLSIEYLGINGLYSNILSVLSLAELGLDSAAVYSLYEPVASGNTELTFSLIKYFKKIYYSVSAGIFVIGLLLIPFLSYVINTDLPSNDLILYYVLFLSNTVASYFVAHKVALLSASQEQRVQKISSLISSFLLQILHIIVLLIWKNYYLYIIATVINTFLYNFILSRLCDRIHPELKKHQTGIDFETKPITSRIRHTLMYKLGVVAINNTDNILISSLVSTAAVGLYSNYYVVISAVQGFISVVTTSMISGIGNLAVSGNRRRQLEIFNMLLMFYHFLAALGGIGFGLLFNNLITLWLGNEYLFNSNTVSIISFNFYISCIVNPVWMYREANGLFKDVKYLIIVRAMFNITFSVLLGYKFGTFGILLATAVSLLITSFWFEPRILFRKVFNCSEKYFWIKQFKYSILSVISLVVCNYVVYIIKDTALGLILKAIVIVIVTSSIFSVGLCKSSEFRGILEMIKKK is encoded by the coding sequence ATGGCTGATAAAACAATGAATAATTCGCGAAAGAAAAACGCGATACTAAATATTCTAATTGGGTATATTGCACAGATAGGTCTGTTATTTTTGTCTTTAGTGGGACGAAAAATATTCCTTTCGTTTCTATCAATCGAGTACCTCGGAATTAATGGTCTATATAGTAATATACTTTCTGTTTTATCTTTGGCGGAGTTGGGTCTTGATAGTGCGGCCGTTTACTCATTATATGAGCCCGTTGCTTCTGGTAATACTGAACTGACATTTTCATTAATTAAGTATTTCAAGAAAATATACTATTCTGTATCCGCAGGGATTTTTGTAATAGGTTTATTGTTGATACCTTTTCTTTCATATGTGATAAATACAGATCTTCCAAGTAACGATTTAATTCTGTATTATGTTTTATTTTTGAGTAATACTGTTGCTTCATATTTCGTGGCTCACAAGGTTGCACTTTTATCTGCAAGTCAAGAACAACGGGTACAAAAAATATCTTCGCTTATTTCGTCCTTCTTATTGCAAATTTTACATATTATTGTTTTGTTGATTTGGAAAAACTATTACCTGTATATTATCGCCACAGTAATTAACACTTTTTTATACAACTTTATCTTAAGCAGACTCTGTGACAGAATTCATCCAGAGTTAAAAAAACATCAAACGGGAATTGATTTCGAGACAAAACCAATTACTTCGAGAATTCGACATACTCTTATGTATAAATTGGGTGTTGTAGCAATTAATAATACAGACAACATTCTGATTTCTTCTCTTGTTTCAACTGCTGCAGTGGGTTTGTATTCCAACTACTATGTAGTAATATCTGCTGTACAAGGTTTTATTTCTGTTGTTACTACTTCTATGATAAGTGGCATTGGCAATTTGGCTGTTAGCGGAAATAGGCGAAGACAACTGGAAATATTTAATATGCTTTTAATGTTCTATCATTTTTTAGCAGCATTAGGGGGAATTGGGTTTGGGTTGTTGTTTAACAATCTAATTACATTATGGCTTGGAAATGAATATCTATTTAACTCTAATACAGTTTCAATTATCTCGTTTAATTTTTATATTAGTTGCATCGTTAATCCCGTTTGGATGTATCGAGAAGCAAACGGTTTGTTTAAGGATGTAAAGTACTTGATTATTGTCCGAGCGATGTTTAATATAACTTTTTCTGTTCTTTTGGGTTATAAGTTCGGAACATTTGGAATTCTGCTAGCAACCGCAGTAAGTTTATTAATTACTTCATTTTGGTTTGAGCCAAGAATATTGTTTAGAAAAGTCTTTAATTGTTCTGAAAAATACTTTTGGATTAAACAATTCAAGTATTCCATTCTCTCAGTAATAAGCTTAGTTGTATGCAATTACGTTGTATATATTATTAAGGATACAGCTTTGGGATTAATACTTAAGGCAATTGTTATTGTTATCGTAACATCTAGTATTTTTTCAGTTGGATTGTGTAAATCTTCTGAATTCCGAGGAATACTAGAAATGATTAAAAAGAAGTAA
- the aepX gene encoding phosphoenolpyruvate mutase, with product MATVYVGITGDIIHPGIINIITEGAKYGDLIVGLLTDSAIAPYKRLPYLSYEQRKVVVENIKGVARIIPQEEWSYVPNLLKYKPDYIIHGDDWVSGPLSKIRDEVYVVMEQIGGQVIEIPYTKGINSTGLAEQLKAIGTTPEVRLKTLRRLIVAKPIVRILEVHDGLSGLIAESVSVCKEGEYHSYDGMWSSSLTDSTSKGKPDIEAVDLTTRLQGITDILECTTKPIIYDGDTGGLTEHFVYTVRTLERNGISAIIIEDKIGLKKNSLFGTDVKHHLAPIEDFSMKISMGKQAQVTKDFMIIARLESLIAGGTVDEALERARSYVKAGADGIMIHSKDKSGEDVSEFCTRFRDDYTHVPLVLVPTTYNQFTEQEFQDWGANIVIYANHMLRAAYPAMVNAAKSILENGRSLEADSLCMPIKQILELIPGTK from the coding sequence ATGGCTACAGTATACGTGGGAATCACCGGAGACATTATCCACCCGGGAATTATTAATATCATCACTGAGGGTGCAAAGTACGGGGATCTGATTGTAGGTCTGCTTACCGATTCAGCTATTGCCCCTTACAAGCGTCTTCCTTACCTTTCCTACGAGCAACGGAAAGTTGTGGTAGAGAACATCAAGGGTGTAGCTAGAATCATCCCTCAGGAAGAATGGAGCTATGTGCCTAACCTGTTGAAGTACAAACCAGATTACATCATCCATGGGGATGATTGGGTTTCGGGTCCCTTGAGTAAGATTCGTGACGAGGTGTATGTGGTTATGGAGCAGATCGGGGGGCAGGTGATTGAGATTCCCTACACCAAGGGGATCAACTCCACAGGCCTTGCCGAGCAGTTGAAAGCTATTGGCACCACTCCAGAGGTGCGACTGAAGACTCTACGGCGGTTGATAGTCGCAAAACCTATCGTGAGGATTCTCGAGGTCCATGATGGGCTCTCCGGCCTGATTGCTGAGAGTGTGTCCGTGTGCAAGGAGGGGGAGTACCACTCCTATGACGGTATGTGGTCGTCAAGCCTGACCGACTCCACCTCCAAGGGAAAGCCTGACATCGAAGCGGTAGACCTTACCACCAGACTGCAGGGCATCACCGACATTTTGGAGTGCACCACCAAACCCATCATCTATGACGGGGACACCGGCGGCTTGACCGAGCACTTTGTTTATACCGTTCGTACACTTGAACGCAACGGGATATCTGCAATCATCATCGAGGACAAGATTGGACTGAAGAAAAACTCCCTCTTCGGTACCGATGTGAAACACCATCTTGCCCCCATCGAGGACTTCAGCATGAAGATCAGCATGGGAAAGCAGGCCCAGGTCACCAAGGATTTTATGATCATTGCACGCCTCGAATCCCTGATTGCAGGGGGAACGGTTGATGAGGCACTTGAGCGTGCCCGCTCCTATGTCAAAGCCGGAGCTGATGGAATCATGATTCACAGCAAAGACAAGAGTGGAGAAGATGTAAGTGAGTTTTGTACTCGATTCCGAGACGATTACACTCATGTTCCCCTAGTACTGGTTCCCACGACCTACAACCAGTTCACCGAGCAAGAGTTCCAGGATTGGGGTGCCAACATCGTCATCTATGCCAACCATATGTTGCGTGCAGCCTACCCTGCGATGGTAAATGCTGCCAAGTCCATCCTCGAGAATGGCCGTTCGCTGGAAGCAGACTCATTGTGTATGCCGATCAAACAGATCCTGGAATTGATTCCGGGTACCAAGTAA
- a CDS encoding polysaccharide pyruvyl transferase family protein: MNIKSIIKRNKYLYKVSIWLVSVIKDARLKISTDRAIKSTVKGNTIYYIGVPVHSNLGDQAQYVCIMKWLKKNYPTRMILRIQNRSIAGGYFSSLMPLQKAYNPNDIVIFQSGYTTTDNSLGDIVHKKVINALPDSRILMMPQTVYYKNENRMNSAAQYYGRATNMLFLSRDRVSYNLAKKIFQKNDIMLFPDIVTTLIGKYTYANPREGILLCTRNDDERYYSQTDISRLYELLNSRYKVNCTDTTKLEAKNDIINNPEKYILDEIEKYSYYRAIITDRYHGTIFSLIANTPVIILKTMDHKVITGAEWFSGIYDDYVFVADSIENAYDIANKVVNKNYEYALNSYFNEYYYDKLKAFFESHDRR, from the coding sequence ATGAACATAAAAAGTATCATCAAGCGAAATAAATACCTATATAAAGTATCTATTTGGTTAGTATCGGTAATTAAAGATGCTAGGCTTAAAATATCTACAGATAGGGCAATTAAAAGCACTGTCAAAGGTAACACCATATACTATATTGGGGTTCCAGTACATTCTAACCTAGGAGATCAGGCGCAATATGTGTGTATTATGAAGTGGTTAAAAAAGAACTACCCAACTAGAATGATATTGAGGATTCAAAACAGATCGATTGCAGGTGGCTATTTTTCATCTTTAATGCCATTACAGAAAGCGTATAATCCCAATGATATAGTTATATTCCAAAGTGGATACACTACTACTGATAATAGTTTGGGGGATATTGTACATAAAAAAGTGATTAACGCATTGCCGGATTCAAGGATTCTGATGATGCCCCAAACGGTTTATTACAAAAATGAAAATAGAATGAATTCTGCAGCACAGTATTATGGGCGAGCAACGAATATGTTGTTTCTTTCTCGTGATAGGGTTTCATACAACCTTGCAAAAAAAATTTTTCAAAAAAATGATATTATGTTATTTCCTGATATTGTTACTACTTTGATTGGTAAATATACGTATGCCAACCCTAGGGAAGGGATTTTGCTATGTACCCGCAATGATGATGAGAGATATTACTCCCAAACAGATATCTCTCGTTTGTATGAGCTCCTAAATTCAAGATATAAAGTAAATTGTACCGATACAACAAAACTAGAGGCGAAGAATGATATTATTAACAATCCTGAAAAATACATATTGGATGAAATTGAGAAGTATTCTTATTACAGGGCCATTATAACCGATCGATATCATGGTACTATTTTTTCTCTCATTGCAAACACACCTGTAATAATACTGAAAACCATGGATCATAAGGTCATAACCGGTGCTGAATGGTTTTCTGGAATATATGATGATTATGTCTTTGTTGCCGATAGTATTGAAAATGCGTATGATATTGCAAATAAAGTGGTGAATAAAAACTATGAATATGCTCTTAATTCATATTTCAATGAATATTACTATGATAAACTGAAGGCTTTTTTTGAATCGCATGATAGGAGATAA
- a CDS encoding LicD family protein, translating into MATLSEKKLKVTDSELKTIELQILDYFKDVCVKENIQFFLTYGSLLGAARHSGFIPWDDDIDLMVRREDFQKLIFAMNKNPSDRFKFICLYTNKRYLFPLAKVYDTQTELVEEYGSIAGETFGVNIDVFILDHLPDDRCLEQRFFSRGNFLRYYYGLACCKYKISRANLLKDLMRNIIITPFKLIGYRFFAERYDKFCQKYNNKQTEYVGIIQFGEGSGDKERIPNSSLSGMTTLPFEGKKYSVPDNYKIYLTQLYGDFMVPPPEEKRITKHSFVAYWL; encoded by the coding sequence ATGGCAACATTATCTGAAAAAAAACTAAAAGTCACAGATTCCGAGCTTAAGACAATTGAGTTGCAGATTTTAGATTATTTTAAAGATGTATGCGTAAAAGAGAATATCCAGTTTTTTTTGACCTATGGTTCTTTACTTGGGGCTGCAAGACATTCAGGTTTTATTCCGTGGGATGACGATATTGATTTAATGGTAAGACGAGAAGACTTTCAGAAGCTGATATTTGCAATGAATAAGAATCCCAGTGATAGATTTAAGTTCATTTGTTTATATACAAACAAAAGGTATTTATTCCCACTTGCAAAGGTATATGATACTCAAACTGAGTTAGTTGAGGAATATGGTTCAATTGCAGGAGAAACATTCGGAGTGAATATTGATGTGTTCATTTTAGATCATTTACCAGATGATCGATGCCTTGAACAGCGGTTTTTTTCCAGGGGAAATTTTCTACGTTATTATTACGGATTGGCTTGCTGTAAATATAAAATAAGTAGGGCTAACTTATTAAAAGACCTTATGAGGAATATTATTATTACACCCTTTAAATTAATCGGTTACCGTTTTTTTGCAGAACGTTATGATAAGTTCTGTCAAAAATATAATAACAAGCAAACTGAATATGTTGGAATCATACAATTTGGGGAAGGAAGTGGCGATAAAGAACGCATCCCTAACAGTTCATTATCAGGGATGACAACGTTACCTTTTGAGGGAAAAAAATACTCTGTTCCTGATAATTATAAGATCTATCTGACTCAGCTCTATGGTGATTTCATGGTTCCACCACCTGAGGAGAAAAGAATTACAAAGCATAGCTTTGTTGCGTATTGGCTATGA
- the aepY gene encoding phosphonopyruvate decarboxylase, with the protein MIVPSMFVGELQKQGTVFFTGVPDSLLKNLCAFINDAFDSEHHIIAANEGNAVALATGHHLASGTIPMVYMQNSGEGNAVNPLLSLADNEVYQIPLLLCIGWRGEPGVHDEPQHVKQGKVTLSLLDTMGIPYQVISADSDQLRVQVENAYSYMRLKSAPYALIVKKGLFEDYTPQHSRQIEGQMSRKEALELVVQHTAINAIYVSTTGMASRELYEIRERNGEGHQKDFLTVGSMGHASQIALGIALNKKERQVVCLDGDGAVLMHLGGMAIIGTKKPGNYVHVILNNGAHDSVGGQPTVGREVDLAGVASCLGYRSSIRVTTQEQLVDALKLNELGPRCIEVLVRKGNQKDLGRPKSTPVENKQAFMQYVTEVDR; encoded by the coding sequence ATGATTGTACCATCAATGTTTGTGGGGGAGTTGCAGAAACAAGGGACGGTATTCTTTACCGGGGTTCCTGACTCCCTGCTCAAGAATCTATGTGCTTTCATCAATGATGCCTTCGATTCAGAGCATCACATCATAGCGGCCAATGAGGGTAATGCTGTAGCCCTAGCAACCGGTCATCATCTAGCAAGTGGAACCATCCCTATGGTCTACATGCAGAACTCAGGCGAGGGGAATGCCGTTAATCCACTGCTCTCTCTTGCAGACAATGAAGTATACCAGATCCCCCTGCTTCTCTGCATCGGCTGGAGGGGAGAGCCAGGGGTGCATGATGAACCACAGCATGTGAAGCAAGGTAAGGTTACCTTGAGCCTGCTGGATACTATGGGAATTCCCTATCAGGTGATCTCAGCTGATTCAGACCAACTGCGTGTTCAGGTTGAAAATGCATACAGTTATATGAGATTAAAAAGTGCACCGTATGCCCTGATTGTAAAAAAAGGGTTGTTTGAGGACTATACTCCGCAGCACTCGCGGCAGATTGAAGGCCAGATGAGCAGAAAGGAAGCCTTGGAGCTAGTGGTCCAACATACTGCAATTAATGCAATCTATGTATCCACAACAGGGATGGCATCCAGGGAATTGTATGAGATTAGGGAACGCAATGGTGAGGGCCATCAGAAAGATTTCCTTACCGTCGGTTCCATGGGCCACGCTTCCCAGATAGCCTTGGGTATTGCATTGAATAAGAAGGAACGGCAGGTGGTCTGTCTTGACGGAGATGGTGCGGTTCTGATGCACCTCGGTGGTATGGCCATTATCGGGACGAAAAAACCGGGGAATTACGTGCATGTCATTCTAAACAATGGTGCCCATGACTCTGTCGGAGGCCAACCGACCGTAGGTAGGGAGGTAGACCTTGCCGGAGTTGCTTCTTGTCTGGGATATAGGTCATCCATCAGGGTTACAACCCAGGAGCAATTGGTTGATGCATTGAAGCTGAATGAGCTAGGGCCGCGATGCATCGAGGTGCTGGTAAGAAAAGGAAACCAGAAAGACCTGGGACGTCCAAAGAGTACACCTGTTGAGAACAAGCAGGCATTCATGCAGTATGTGACAGAGGTAGACAGATGA